The window TGTTTGAACCCTATGCTCATATAGTAGAGCGAGATTCTGTTTTGAAACTTAGTATGGCCAATATGTTTAGCCAAAATCAACAAGAATCTGTTTGAGATGTCATTAAGATTTCGAGCTTTCAAATCTTCCGTATACATTATCCCTGCAGTTGTTCATTGTGCAGCTCTCGACCGGTTGAATTCCTTCACCCTTGATTGGTACATTTTGTTAACCATTTTAAGCTACAACAAGTCAAACTCCTTTCACTTGGTTGAAAAtagaattaaaaaatatattcaagaaagcCTTAATAGTTTATCACCTTGAGATGGTGAAGAAGAAGCCATGTGAAAACTCAACATTCCTGACAAAAATAGTTGGAGAAAGTGACGAGAGTGAACAACATATTCCAAAAGGCCGCAAACCAAGGCATGCACGGACCTTTTGTGCTTCTACCAAGTATATTATAGAGAAAAAATAAGCCAAGTAAAAGCAACAAAGATGTATTATAGATGCAGGATCCTCCACTTTCTGCATAATTCATTGCAAAATAATCATAAAAACTGCGCCTGTTTTCAGTGCCTATAATCACAACAGACCATCTTCAACAAAAagcaaagcaaaaaaaaaagagagaagaagAAACTCAAATGGGCACATATCGCTTCAACGCCTGCTTCCCCGCCACAGCAATCCCCACAATAACGCCGCCAATTGCCGCCGCCACCGCCGCAGACCTGGGTCCTGCTGCTGCCTTGTAAAGTGCTCCAGTTCCCAACCCGGCCACGACGCTGTTGATGACGTCATCCTCGTCCCTTATAGCCATCATTCCACTCTCAAGAGCGGCGTACATCAGCCCAATGACGCCACACCGATTCCCGACCTGTCGACCAGTATGACCAGATCCGTTTAGAATCCGACTAGTTCTCAGCTTCATGGTGTCGGTTTGCTCGATCGAATTCACCCCGGAGACAAAACCCCTAGCAGTGCCGGCGGAGGATCCGGCAAGGTAGCCGATACCGGTGTAGTAAGTGAGATTCTCACCCCAGGAGCGGCGCTGCGCGAGCGATTCTTCTTGGAAAAGATATTCCGGTCGTAAATCTTTGTATGGGTTGTAAAGCCTGCGAGTGGAATCGATGTCTTCTCGGGACTGGTAGGCCATTGTTGGTTGTTACAGCAAAGGGAGAAGAAGACGAAGAGGGTTTTTGCTTTTGCTTTTGCTGTTCAAACAGAGGTTTTA is drawn from Primulina eburnea isolate SZY01 chromosome 10, ASM2296580v1, whole genome shotgun sequence and contains these coding sequences:
- the LOC140803506 gene encoding mitochondrial import inner membrane translocase subunit TIM23-1-like, whose product is MAYQSREDIDSTRRLYNPYKDLRPEYLFQEESLAQRRSWGENLTYYTGIGYLAGSSAGTARGFVSGVNSIEQTDTMKLRTSRILNGSGHTGRQVGNRCGVIGLMYAALESGMMAIRDEDDVINSVVAGLGTGALYKAAAGPRSAAVAAAIGGVIVGIAVAGKQALKRYVPI